ATTGGAGGTAAGGTGTGAGACTTGTCACATCATTCGCCACTGGCAACTTCTGCCAGGAAGCAAAATGAGCCATCCAAAATTTATTATTTGAACACTATCATTTCATTCAGTCTGGATGTCTTATTTTAAGAATATGGAAAAGTGTATTTTTTCTTATTTGACATAAAAACCGAAAATAAGATCAATCAATGTATCTTATTTTCAATTTTTGATCAAATTAATGGTTGCTGCCAGTGCTTATTTTGATTTTGCCAAAAGCCCCTTCACCTGTGGCACGTGATGGTCGAAATGGGATTGGAAAAAATCCATGGTCTGTTTAATGTTGATCATACCTATCCTGGGGTGTTTAAAAATTTTTTTGCTATACAGTGCCGGGGCCAGGTTCTCAAGAAATGCCTGCATGTCCTTTCTTACAATCTCCCAGTCCTTTTTCAATTCTTTAAGGTGTATTTCTTCAGGGATTCCGTCTTTTACCACTCTCGGGGCTTCAAATTTTAGCGGGAGGAAAAGAGAGATTTGTAACAAATAGCTTCTAAACTGTTGCTTCAGCGTGGATGGATACAAAGCGTTGGGATCAAGCGTCTTTTTCTTCATATAGGCCAATGGCAGTTTTTCGGCCTCTTTCATATGGTACAACACCTGCGCAATAGACCATCTTCCTTCAGCAGGTTTGGTGTTGAGTTTCTCATGGGGCACGTCATCAACCAGTGCGAGCAGGTTGTGCTTTGACTTTTCCAGCCTCTTGAAATAGGTAAGTATTTTTTTATCCATATATGCCAAGGTATTAAATATATTGATTTTGACTTGCGGTAGTACCCGGATATTTGAAAATTACGTAATTGTTTGGTGTATTTTGGTACATTGAAAAATGCAGTACTATGAAAAAAACAGCAGCACTTGTATTATCAAGTGGAGGAGCCCGTGGTGTAGCGCATATTGGTGTTATAGAAGCGGTACTTGAGGCAGGCTATGAAATCAAGTCGATATCAGGCAGCTCGATGGGTGCCGTAATAGGAGGCGTTTATGCGGCCGGGAAACTACCTGAGTTCAAAGAGTGGGTTTGTAACCTGGATAAGATCGACGTTTTTAAGTTGATGGATTTCACCCTGAGCACGCAGGGTTTTGTACGTGGTGAGCGCGTCTTTAACCAAATGAAATCGTTCATCGATGATTGTAATATTGAAGATCTCGACATAGACTTTTCTGCTGTTGCAACTGATATTGTTAATAAAAAGGAAGTAGTTTTTAATTCCGGAAGCCTTTTCACAGCATTGCGGGCTTCTGCGGCCATTCCGTCGGTACTCAAGCCCAGTGTTATTGACGGAGTGGAGCTGGTTGATGGGGGGGTACTCAACCCTATACCCATAGCACATGTGAAGCGGTCGGAGAATGACATTGTTGTGGTGTCTGACGCTAATGCAGCTGTACCTTGCATGAAACCTGATACTCAGGAGAATATGGATGACAAGGGACGTTTTGCACCACTGATTGAAAAATGGAACAGCATCTTTCCTAAAAACAATAACAAGGTCAAAAGGCTTAGCTATTTTGAATTGGTGGCAAAGTCTGTGGACCTTATGCAAGACAGAATTTCAGAATATATTATTGAACACAGTCGTCCCGATATTGTTGTTCGGATATCAAGGGAGACTTGTAGTACCTTTGAATTTTATAAAAGCAAGGAACTCATAGACTGTGGGCGGCAGGAATTTGATAAATCATTAAAGCATGCATTACTCGGAGCTTAATAAGGCAGTTGGCAATATTGACATTTATTTACTTGACCAGATTCTAAAGGGCCGGTTTGATGGGAAAAAGCGGGTTTTGGATGCAGGATGCGGAGAGGGCAGGAATATGCTGTACTTCCTTAACAACGGCTATGATGTCTATGGGATAGATAGCAACCCTCTGGCCATCAAAATGCTGCACATGATGCATAAAACAATTCCTAAAGACCATTTTTTGGATGGTAAATTAGAAATGCTACCCTGGAAAGACTATTTTTTTGACACCATAATTTGTAGTGCTGTTCTGCATTTTGCGCAGGATCGTGATGCGTTTTATGAAATGATAGAGGAACTAAAGCGGGTGCTCAACCAGCAAGGTATCCTTTTCATCAGGATGGCCTCTACTATTGGCCTGGAAAAAACGGATGATGATTCATTCAGCTATTTACTTACCCCGGAAGATATCGACAGGCTTGTAAACAGTTCAGGCTTTGAAAAAGTGGAGCCTATAAAAACAGTATTGGTAGAAGGTCAACGTTCCATGGCAACACTTGTACTCTCCAAATCTTAGAATATTTTTGAATCTTCAATAATAATTTATAGATTGTTTGCCAATCAAAACTTACTAAAACAATTATGGAAGCAACACTAGATTCACCAGTAACCGAACAGCGTCCGGTTGAATACGCAGGATTTTGGCTTAGGTTTGTCGCCTATATCCTTGATGCAATTATTCTGTCTATTGCATACTGGATCATTATTTCCCCGCTTTTAGGATTATTCGGCTTGGGGACTTTTAATTCATTCTCATCCGGCACTATGACAGAGGAAGAGATGGTGGGAATGGCTAGTATCTTCTCTGGTTCGATTATCGTTATCCAGCTTATCAGCCTTGTACTTTATTGGCTTTACTTTGCCTTGATGGAATCAAGTAGTAAGCAGGCCACCATAG
This region of Fulvivirga ulvae genomic DNA includes:
- a CDS encoding DinB family protein; translation: MDKKILTYFKRLEKSKHNLLALVDDVPHEKLNTKPAEGRWSIAQVLYHMKEAEKLPLAYMKKKTLDPNALYPSTLKQQFRSYLLQISLFLPLKFEAPRVVKDGIPEEIHLKELKKDWEIVRKDMQAFLENLAPALYSKKIFKHPRIGMINIKQTMDFFQSHFDHHVPQVKGLLAKSK
- a CDS encoding patatin-like phospholipase family protein — encoded protein: MKKTAALVLSSGGARGVAHIGVIEAVLEAGYEIKSISGSSMGAVIGGVYAAGKLPEFKEWVCNLDKIDVFKLMDFTLSTQGFVRGERVFNQMKSFIDDCNIEDLDIDFSAVATDIVNKKEVVFNSGSLFTALRASAAIPSVLKPSVIDGVELVDGGVLNPIPIAHVKRSENDIVVVSDANAAVPCMKPDTQENMDDKGRFAPLIEKWNSIFPKNNNKVKRLSYFELVAKSVDLMQDRISEYIIEHSRPDIVVRISRETCSTFEFYKSKELIDCGRQEFDKSLKHALLGA
- a CDS encoding class I SAM-dependent methyltransferase → MHYSELNKAVGNIDIYLLDQILKGRFDGKKRVLDAGCGEGRNMLYFLNNGYDVYGIDSNPLAIKMLHMMHKTIPKDHFLDGKLEMLPWKDYFFDTIICSAVLHFAQDRDAFYEMIEELKRVLNQQGILFIRMASTIGLEKTDDDSFSYLLTPEDIDRLVNSSGFEKVEPIKTVLVEGQRSMATLVLSKS
- a CDS encoding RDD family protein; translated protein: MEATLDSPVTEQRPVEYAGFWLRFVAYILDAIILSIAYWIIISPLLGLFGLGTFNSFSSGTMTEEEMVGMASIFSGSIIVIQLISLVLYWLYFALMESSSKQATIGKMALGLVVTDMEGNRIGFGQATGRYFGKIISSLILAIGYIMAGFTEKKQALHDMLAGTLVVKK